CTGACCTTCACTGAGTAGCCGTCCACGTTGAAGCCGGTACCATTGTTGACGATCTGCTGCCTACCGACGACTGCCGGGTCGATCTCCGGCTGAGTGCGTCCCTGATACTTGAGCAGTCCGTCCGCGAGGGTGACCGGGATGCGGACGAAACCCATGTTGTCCTTCGGGATCCTGGCGGTGAACCACCGGACCGCATAGAGGAGAAGAAGAGGAACGAGCAACGCGAGCAGGAGCGCGATGATGAAGGCCAGCGCGAAGTTCGCCCTGTCGATCGGCACGGAGAGGTCGCCCTCGACAGGCACGTCGGCGACGGCCTCATTCGCACCCTCGAGGTTGGTGAGGGCGATGGGCAGGGTCCCGGAAACAAAGCCGTCTCGCAGCTCGCTGGTGCTCAGTTCGACGGGCAGGACCCCCTGCTCGTCCATCTCGAGGACCAGGGCGTTGTCGACGCCGTTGTAGGTGCTGGACACGGCGATGCCGGAGACGCCGTCGGGGATGGCCGAGGCGTCGACGTAACTGTCAGCCGGGATCCATACGCGGCCGGGACCGGCGACGGGCACGTCGACGGTGACTGTCTCCTCCTCTGCCCGGAAGCGAATGGCACCCGGCAGCTGCGGCATGTCACGCTGGGTGATTGCCAGCTGGGTGGTGTTGAGGATCGGACTCAGGCGGGTGCCGGGTGTCTCCCCGTCGCCCCTGGTGGTAACGGTGGTCCGGGCCTGCAGCGTGCCGATGGCCGGGAGCTGTTCGATGGCGTCGAGCGGCAGCTGGAGCTCACCGCTGGAAATATCGGCTCCTTCTGCCAGTAAGACATCACCCGCACCGGTACCGCTGAATGTCAGGTCCACCAGCCCCTCGCCCTCGAGCGGGCGGACACGGCCGTCACGGTCGACGAGGCGCAGGTGCAGCTGTTCGTCGTTACGCAGGTTCAGCCCGCCTCTGGCGTCGTCTCCGGAGATGAACTCGACCTGCAGGTCCGGCTGGATCTCCACCGAGTTGAACACCCGGCCGTCGGCGGCGGATTCGGCGAAACCCTGGAACTGCAGCGCCCAGGTGCCGGCCCAGGAGCCACCGTCGACAAGTGAGAGCGTGCCGTCGGCCTTCTGCACCGGGTCAGTGGTGGCGGACCAGGTGACATCACCGGAGTGGATCTCCCCGGAGCCGGTGTCCCGGAGCGGGATGGTGTCGCCGTTGGGGGAGGTGAGCACAAGGTGGGCGTCGGGGCCGAGATCATCCTTGGCGATGGCCGTGAAACGCACCGTCGAGATCGAGTCGTCGAGGGCGAAGAGGAAGGGGTCCCCGGCGCGGGTCTCGCCGGTGGCCTCGCCGCCGGTGGCCAGTGCCTCGCGGAAGGCCGCGAAGAGCCCGCCCACGTTGTCAGCGGTGAAGAAGGCACCGTTTGGCGGGAGATCGCCGCACGGGCTGCCGGTGCCCTGGGTGATGCCCTGGAAGAGGGAGAAGTCCGAGGGGTTGTGCGGGGCGGACAGTCCGATGCCGATGTTGGTGATGTTCGCGCCGCGCAGCCGGTCCGCGACCCCGCCCGGGGTGCAGAGGGCTCTCTCAGCGGCGTCGGCGCCTTCGGCGGCAGTGAGCGCACCGTCGGTGAAGGTGACCACCATGCGGCACGGGTCCTCCGCACCAGAGCGGGAGAAGTCCTGGTAGGCACCCTCAAGGGCGGACGCGTAGTTGGTGTACTGCTCCGCCGTGCGGTCGCCGAATGCCGCGATGAGGTCCTTGGTCTGATCGGCGGAGCCCTGGTCCAGGACGACCCAGTCCCCGTAGTTGCCGGGGTCCGTCGCGCCGGACTTGTAGTCCTGGCCGAAGCCCGCGACACGCACGCGGGTCTCGAGGTTCTCGTCGCGCTGCTTGGCCACGAGCTCGTCGATGAAACTCTGGGCGGCGGGCACGCGGTGGCCATCGACGTCCGCGCCCGGGGCGTCGGGATTGACGGTGCCGTCGCGGGCCTCGTGGATGAGGCTCTCGGTCTCGTCGATCATGATGATGACGTCGAGCGCACCCCGATCAGCGATGCAGGCTCCAACCCGGTTGAGACTCCCGGTCTCCCCTGACACGTCCTGAGCAAACGCAGGCGGCGCAGCGAACGCCCCGGCCAGGCCGGCCAGGGCGCTCAGAGCAGCCGCACGGGTTCTGTTGATACTTATCACCATTTACCCACCCACTGAGCGATGTTGAAGGCCGACCACATGATGGCGATCAGCAGGACGGCATAAGTCAGCCACGCAACGAGGTTCTTCCATCCGACGGTCGAGAAAAAGCCTTCACCCTTGCGCTTGTTGATCTCTGTGAAGTACCAACCCAGCGCCGTGACGCCTGCGACACCGGCGACAGCCCACGCAACGATGGCGATCACACCCCAGGCAGTGTCCGTCGCCACGTGGTCGCCGAACACCAGGACCCCGTTGAGCACCAGACCGATGACGCCGGCCACCAGACTCGGCAGCAGATGGAGGACCGGCTGTGACGTGGCCTTCCGTACCCGCGGCAGTGCCGACATCTGGAAGGAACCTCCCGGGGAGGGGCCGAAGGACGTACCCGACCCCGCGCCAGAGAATCCTCCCGGCGAACTCCCGAACGAACCTCCGGAATACGGAGTGAATCCTTGCGCCATCTGTTACTCCGGCATCATCTGAGAATTAACTTGCTGTGGTATCAGAATGACTTTAGTAGTTGAAGACAAGGACAGCACGTTTCGGATCTGACCCAACTAGACTTCTCCCTATGATCATCCCTATGGACACAACCGAAATCGACCGGCTCCGCACCCACATCGAAGGCCAGCGAGACCGGATCTTCTCCGAACTCTCCACCCTCGTCTCCTTCAACTCCGTGCACGCCGAGCCCGGTTGCGAGGACGATTACGCCGCCGCGGCCGAATGGACCGCACAGGCACTCACCGATGCCGGCCTCGACGTCGCCTCCCACCTCACCGTCGACGGCTCCACCGCCGTCATCGGGCGTCGGGAAGCGGATGCGGGCATGCCCACCGTCCTCCTCTACTCCCATTACGACATCGTCCCCGCCGGTGACCCCGCCCGCTGGACCTCCGACCCGTTCTCACTGACCGAGCGGGGCGGCCGCTGGTACGGCCGCGGCGCCGCCGACTGCAAGGGCAATCTGGTCATGCACCTGGCGGCCCTGCGCGCCGTCGAGGCCACCGGCGGAACCGGGCTGGGCCTGATCTTCCTCGTGGAGGGTTCCGAGGAGCGCGGCGGCGTGGGCCTGGAGGCGCTGCTTGCCGACGCCCCCGAACTCTTCCGCGCCGACGCCATTCTCATCGCCGACTCCGGCAACGCCGCCGTCGGGGTACCCACCCTTACCACCACGCTCCGCGGTGGCGCCCAGGTGACCGTCACGGTGGACACCCTCGAGACTCCCCTGCACTCCGGCCAGTACGGCGGCGCGGCCCCCGACGCCGTCGCCGCGCTGGTCCGCATCCTCGATTCGCTCCGGGATGAGCACGGCCGCACGGTCATCGACGGCGTGGACACCTCCGGCATCTGGGACGGCGAGCCCTATACAAAGGAGGACTTCCGACGCGACGCCGGCATCCTCGACGGCGTCGCCGTCATGGGCACCGATGCCGACGAACCCGCCGACATGGTCTGGGCCCGCCCCGCGATCACCGTCACCGGATTCACCTCCACACCGGTCGCCGAGGCCGTCAACGCCGTGCCCGCCACCGCCTCCGCGAAGCTCAACCTGCGGGTACCGCCGGGGATGGACACGGCGGACGTCCTCAAGCACCTCGAAGCGCACCTCAGGTCCCACGCCCCCTGGGGCGCGCACGTGAGCGTGGAGATCGGGGACGTCAGCAACCCCTTCGCCGCAGACATCAGCGGACCCGCACTGACCCTGCTCCGCGACTGCCTCGCCGCCGCCTACGACACCGGACACACCACCACCGTCGGTTCCGGCGGTTCCATCCCGCTCACCCTCGCGCTGAAGGAACAGTTCCCCGACGCCGAGATCGCCATCTTCGGCGTGGAGGAGCCGCAGTCGACGATCCACTCCCCCGACGAGTCGGTGGACCCCGCCGAAATAATCCACGTTGCCGCGGCAGAGGCAGCATTCCTGCAGGCCTGGGGTGGAAAATAATCGGGACTTGTGGAAGTCGGGGGGCAGGGGTTAGCCTGTCTGTGTGACGTACAACATCTCTCTTCAGCGAGTAGCCGAGGCTACACACCCCAGTGCGGGCTAGGGACTAGCTCCCCGCACATGGGGCAGTAGTCGTTAAGCCACACACCGCTGAAGAGCCGGTCCACTCAAACACACCTTCCTTTCGAAGACAACGAGGACCGTCATCATGTTCCAGAGCACTTCTTCTGCCACTGTCACCACCACCAACCAGACTTCTGCCGATACCGCGCAGGATCCCTTCAGCACCCGTTTCGGCGCCGAACACCGGCTGCCCCAGGGCCTCCGCGATGAGGCCGCCGGTATGTCCTGGCCGCTGTTCACCGCAACTTTCGCTCCCGCCGCCGATCTCCGCATCACCCGCCTGGAGTCGACCCGAGGCCGTGGCGGTCAGCAGCACTACACCGCCGAGCTGACCCGCACCTCCAAGACCGAGCAGCCGAGCACCGAGATCCGCGACATCACCGCCATGGGTCCCGCTTCCGCCGTCTCCCACCTGCTCGCTGACGCCGGCCGCCACGTCGAGATCCTCTCCTTCCACCAGACTGAACTCTTCGAGGCCACGGTCACCTTCGTCAAGGTCGCCCACCAGAGCAACGGGAACCGACGGTCCTGGGCCATCGGCTTCGGGCCGACGCCGGAGTCCTCCATCGCGGCCGCTCTGGCCTCCGGCGCGCAGCGCATCTACGGCTGACCGCCCCGCGAGGCGAAGCCGTGCGTACATCCCCGACGCCAGAAGTACCCGTAGAGTGCGGAACCTGACACCAGGTTCCGCACTCTTCGTCTGTCCACCCGACAAGTGTCGAAAGAATGATACATAAATGAGGTGCCCCCGCCGACGGGTGTGACAGAACCATGTATTACAGCCATCAGTTACACTGGCTTCTCGTTGGCCGCGCCGTTTTCGACGCCGCCTTAATCTTGGGTGTTTCTCAGTGCTCTCGTCTGCCCACCATCACACCCGGTGGGGATTCGCGGAGAAGCTACTGCCGCTGGGGGCAGCACGCACGTTGGCGACGACAACAGCGGAACGCGGTTTTCGCCTTGTCTTGTCCGCCCACACGCGAAGGGGAACAACGCAGACGTGCTGTTGCTTCTAGCTGCCCTGACCATCGCCGCGCTGGCCGCGCCCCTGCTCATCCGGTCCATCGGCCGAGCCGCTTTCGGGTTGCTCGCGGTAGTGCCGGCTGTCGGATTCTTCTGGGTGCTGTCCCTGTTCACCAGGGGAACGTTCGCTGACGGCAATGCCCTGACATTCGCCCTGGAGTGGATGCCCACGGCCCACCTCAACCTGGATTTCAGGCTCGATTCCCTGGCGGGACTGTTCAGCCTGATCATTCTGGGCGTCGGCGCCCTGGTGCTCTTCTACTGTTGGGCCTATTTCGATTCGAACCCACGTCGTCTGGCGATCTTCGGCGGCCAGATGGTGGCTTTCGCCGGGGCCATGTTCGGCCTGGTGGTTTCCGACAACTTCCTTTTGATGTACATCTTCTGGGAGATCACGTCGGTCCTGTCGTTCCTGCTGGTGGGCTATTACGGGGAGCGGGCGTCGTCGAGGCGCTCCGCCGGTCAGGCACTCATGGTGACCACTCTCGGTGGCCTGGCGATGTTGGTGGGCATCATCCTGCTGGGTCGACAGACCGGGATCTGGCGGCTGTCGGAGATCTCGGATTTCGCCGAGGTGTCGACGACCCCGCACATCGCCGCCGCAATTCTGCTCATCCTGGCGGGCGCACTGTCCAAGTCCGCGATCGCCCCGGGCCACTTCTGGTTGCCGGGCGCGATGGCGGCGCCGACGCCGGTGTCCGCCTACCTGCACTCGGCGGCGATGGTGAAGGCGGGCATCTACCTGGTCGCCCGCCTTGCCCCGGACTTCAACGTGGTCTCCGCCTGGCACCTGGTGGTCATCCCCCTGGGCATCCTGACCATGCTCATGGGCGGCTGGATGGCGCTGCGGCAGAAGGACCTGAAACTGGTCCTGGCCTACGGCACTGTCTCGCAGCTGGGCTTCATCACGGCGACGGTCGCGGTGGGTTCACGGGAGGCGATGCTGGCGGGTCTGGCGCTGACGTTCGCGCACTCGCTGTTCAAGGCGACGCTGTTCATGATCGTCGGCGTGGTCGACCACACCACCGGCACCCGTGACATCCGCGAGCTCAGCGGCCTGGGCAGGAAGCAGCCGCTGGTCGCGGGCCTGGCGATCCTGTCG
This sequence is a window from Corynebacterium comes. Protein-coding genes within it:
- a CDS encoding acetyl-CoA acetyltransferase, which gives rise to MFQSTSSATVTTTNQTSADTAQDPFSTRFGAEHRLPQGLRDEAAGMSWPLFTATFAPAADLRITRLESTRGRGGQQHYTAELTRTSKTEQPSTEIRDITAMGPASAVSHLLADAGRHVEILSFHQTELFEATVTFVKVAHQSNGNRRSWAIGFGPTPESSIAAALASGAQRIYG
- a CDS encoding dipeptidase, whose amino-acid sequence is MIIPMDTTEIDRLRTHIEGQRDRIFSELSTLVSFNSVHAEPGCEDDYAAAAEWTAQALTDAGLDVASHLTVDGSTAVIGRREADAGMPTVLLYSHYDIVPAGDPARWTSDPFSLTERGGRWYGRGAADCKGNLVMHLAALRAVEATGGTGLGLIFLVEGSEERGGVGLEALLADAPELFRADAILIADSGNAAVGVPTLTTTLRGGAQVTVTVDTLETPLHSGQYGGAAPDAVAALVRILDSLRDEHGRTVIDGVDTSGIWDGEPYTKEDFRRDAGILDGVAVMGTDADEPADMVWARPAITVTGFTSTPVAEAVNAVPATASAKLNLRVPPGMDTADVLKHLEAHLRSHAPWGAHVSVEIGDVSNPFAADISGPALTLLRDCLAAAYDTGHTTTVGSGGSIPLTLALKEQFPDAEIAIFGVEEPQSTIHSPDESVDPAEIIHVAAAEAAFLQAWGGK
- a CDS encoding vWA domain-containing protein, with the translated sequence MVISINRTRAAALSALAGLAGAFAAPPAFAQDVSGETGSLNRVGACIADRGALDVIIMIDETESLIHEARDGTVNPDAPGADVDGHRVPAAQSFIDELVAKQRDENLETRVRVAGFGQDYKSGATDPGNYGDWVVLDQGSADQTKDLIAAFGDRTAEQYTNYASALEGAYQDFSRSGAEDPCRMVVTFTDGALTAAEGADAAERALCTPGGVADRLRGANITNIGIGLSAPHNPSDFSLFQGITQGTGSPCGDLPPNGAFFTADNVGGLFAAFREALATGGEATGETRAGDPFLFALDDSISTVRFTAIAKDDLGPDAHLVLTSPNGDTIPLRDTGSGEIHSGDVTWSATTDPVQKADGTLSLVDGGSWAGTWALQFQGFAESAADGRVFNSVEIQPDLQVEFISGDDARGGLNLRNDEQLHLRLVDRDGRVRPLEGEGLVDLTFSGTGAGDVLLAEGADISSGELQLPLDAIEQLPAIGTLQARTTVTTRGDGETPGTRLSPILNTTQLAITQRDMPQLPGAIRFRAEEETVTVDVPVAGPGRVWIPADSYVDASAIPDGVSGIAVSSTYNGVDNALVLEMDEQGVLPVELSTSELRDGFVSGTLPIALTNLEGANEAVADVPVEGDLSVPIDRANFALAFIIALLLALLVPLLLLYAVRWFTARIPKDNMGFVRIPVTLADGLLKYQGRTQPEIDPAVVGRQQIVNNGTGFNVDGYSVKVRSFQFNPFAEPVALVEQAPSISGAGKQYKGHAKLPIAVQDSWFLAANPVDPTSMDLVVLARHPLEDGGQSLTVEIMQNAPDRAIRLFEQLKKPDQSASPSAGTFTPGDSGPSSGGFGPGPSSGASGKPGGSGGGFGSGGLGSGLGGSGGFGSGSAGGSGGGFGSGGFGPGPSSGASGNPGGPGGFGS